One window of Halodesulfovibrio sp. MK-HDV genomic DNA carries:
- a CDS encoding phosphopantetheine-binding protein, with translation MSNMHQKLKELFIEELHLEDISLEEWKSDTPLFGDGIGLDSLDAVEIVVFIEKHFGVIIENIDEDKKALTSIDTLADFIMEKQANA, from the coding sequence ATGAGTAATATGCATCAAAAATTAAAAGAACTCTTCATTGAAGAGCTACATCTTGAAGATATCTCTCTCGAAGAGTGGAAAAGTGACACGCCACTTTTTGGAGACGGCATTGGTCTTGATTCACTCGATGCAGTAGAAATCGTAGTTTTCATTGAAAAACACTTTGGTGTAATCATCGAAAATATTGATGAAGATAAAAAGGCTTTGACATCTATCGACACCCTTGCTGACTTCATTATGGAAAAACAGGCTAATGCCTAG